DNA sequence from the Candidatus Buchananbacteria bacterium genome:
TCTTTGATCAATTCTTTTTCTTCTTTGCTAGTGATAATTTGTGACGCCAATTGACCGGACTCAAGTCCGGTTTTTAGTTTTTCCAAAATTGGTTGAATGGCTTTAGCGTCTTTGTCATTGGCATGCAATCCCTTAATATTTTTTGAGAGACGTTTTTCTAATGTTTGCAAATCAGCGAAGATCAACTCTAGGTTAATTGTTTCGCGGTCAGATTCCGGATCAACTTTATTAGCGACATGAATGACATTGCTGTCGCTAAATTGCCGCATTACTTGAACAATTGCATCTACCTCGCGGATGTTAGCCAGGAATTGGTTGCCAAGCCCTTCGCCTTTGTGAGCATCTTTAACCAAGCCGGCGATATCAACAAATTCAATGGTGGTTGGCAAAGTTTTTGCCGATTTAGACATCGTGGCCAACTGATCAAGCCGTGCGTCTGGCACTGGAACGACACCAACGTTTGGGTCAATGGTACAAAACGGATAATTAGAAGCATCGACCTGTTTTTTAGTCAGGGCTTTGAAAAGGGTGGATTTTCCGACGTTGGGCAAGCCAACAATGCCAATTGAAAAACTCATAACTTCCCTAGTGTAGCAGATGTTGGAAGTTTGTTCAATGATTCTGGTTGACTTTTTGGCTTATTTTTGCTAGTTTTAAATCGCATTATGGTCTTTTCGGAAGGGAAAGACTTGTTTTTTTGACAACTTGAAACTAGTGTTGGAACTACTAAAAGGATGAAAGCCGGCTTATGACTGAACTGCAACAAAAGCTACGAACAGATTTGCCTGGCAACCCCAGGTACCAACCCCAGGTTTTGGTTCCGTATTTTGGTTATGACCGCCTCTGTCGTTTCATCGGTGAGGTGGAAGTTGCCAATCTGCAGGTGCTCGGCGAGATCGACGTGATTCCACCAGAGGACGCCAGATTTTTGACCGAAGAAATGATTGCGGCGATTTTGGACATTGCGACAACGCAAGTTGACAAAGTTGAACGCGAAATCACTAAGCACGACATTCGGGCGTGGGTACGGTGTGCCCAAGAAGTGGTGGCGCTTAGATTGCATCCACCGGAATTGTTGAATCGCTGGATTCACGTGCCGCTGACCAGCTACGACCCGATTGAAACGGCACGCGTACTCCAGCTGGTTCGGGCGTTTGACGGCGTCATTAAGCCGTTGACCAAAGAAGTGATTTTGATTTTGGCCGAACTGGCCGAACGTTTTGCTCACCAATTGCAGGTTGGACGGACCCATGGCCAACATGCGCTGCCAATCACCGTTGGCTTTTGGCTGGCAACGATTTTGAGTCGTATCATTTATAACTACCGGAAGCTGGAAGAGCATGCTTCGCAATTGGTGGGAAAAATCTCGGGTGCGGTCGGCGCTCACAACGCGCAGATTTGCCTGGGATTAAATGATCGCTGCGGCGGTAAAAGCTATGAAGAACTGGTGCTTGCTAAGCTTGGTTTGAAGCCAGCGCGAATCAGCACCCAAATCATGCCGCCGGAACCAAGCGCGTATTTCTATTTTTCGGCGCTGATGTTGTCGGCTAGTTTTGGCCAGCTTGGTCGTGACGGTCGGCACCTGATGCGTACGGAGATCAACGAGATTGCCGAAGGGTTTGAGCCGGGGCAGGTTGGTAGCTCAACCATGGCGCAGAAGCGTAACCCCATCAACTTCGAGAATCTTGAGGGGATGTTTTGGCGGACCAAAAATGAGTTCGGCAAAGTGCTTGATACGGTGATTTCTGAACATCAGCGGGACTTGGTCGGCAGTTGCGTGGCGCGCGACTTTCCGATTATCATTGTTAATTTGTGTCAGCAGCTTTCAACGTTGCTACGCAAAAACAAACCGGGCGTGGAATTTCTGCGCTGCCTGACGGTGAACGCCGACGCCTGCGAGGCGAATTTAGCCAAGAGTGCAAATACCATTTTGGCCGAACCGTTGTATATTGCGTTGCAGATGGCCGGTTATTCGGGCGACGCGCATGAATTGGTGAATCGGGAGCTCGTGCCCCTGGTTAACCAGACCGGCCGGCCGTTGATTGAAGTGGCACAACTGCAAGCCGCTTCGAATTCGGAATTAGCTGCTGCGTTAGAGTTGATTCCTGGTGACGTCAAAGATTTACTTGGTCAACCTGAGCGCTACATTGGCGACGCGCCGGCCAAGACCATGGAAATTGTTACGCTCGCCCGAACAATCGTGTAGAACACGGGAGGTAGAAACGTGAAAAGTACGAAACCGCAAAAACCATTGGCGCTATTAAGCGTCACCGATAAGTCGGGTCTTGCCGACTTTGCCCGCGGTTTGGCTGAATCGGCCGGGCTGCGGATTGTTTCAACCGGCGGTACGTTCAAGACGCTTAAGCAGGCCAATGTGGCGTGCTGGCCGATTGAGAAAATCACCGGTGTGAAAGAGTTTTTGGACGGACGGGTTAAAACCATTCATCCGAAAGTGGCGGCGGGCATTCTAGCCCGGCTCAACAAACAGCATGAGCGTCAGCTCAGAGCACGGCACATCCAGCGTA
Encoded proteins:
- the ychF gene encoding redox-regulated ATPase YchF; protein product: MSFSIGIVGLPNVGKSTLFKALTKKQVDASNYPFCTIDPNVGVVPVPDARLDQLATMSKSAKTLPTTIEFVDIAGLVKDAHKGEGLGNQFLANIREVDAIVQVMRQFSDSNVIHVANKVDPESDRETINLELIFADLQTLEKRLSKNIKGLHANDKDAKAIQPILEKLKTGLESGQLASQIITSKEEKELIKDMNLLTMKPMIYVLNVDEDKVYQETDYLTVSAKIEAELSELSSDDAKAMLKELQIESSGLDKLIKKAFAILGLMTFLTTGPQETKAWTIPIGTKAPQAAGVIHTDFEKKFVKAEIVNWQDLLTAGSWHAAQEKGLVRLEGKDYIMQDGDVVIFKVGA